A stretch of Ferviditalea candida DNA encodes these proteins:
- a CDS encoding alpha/beta fold hydrolase, with product MDFSSVKENQLTLSHGTTYYLEAGQGEPVILLHGVGFWTGGDYWLANIEELSRHFHVYAPDFVGWGMGDRLPVEYSFAYLADFVREFQDALGISSAHIVGHSMGGWVASLLGYESPDRVRTLTLVGAGGMSTRTLSAMTAFTPPTHDDILQHVLQTTNGENLDITETAQRWYERTLLPGALEAYQKILNHMNNPLNRARYNLQRRLPFLKPPALIIWGSEDKANDLSMGELMHSLIPHSEMTVLPCGHYCPSEMPREFNARVIQFIQKHLES from the coding sequence TTGGATTTCTCTTCGGTTAAGGAAAACCAACTTACATTAAGCCACGGCACCACCTATTATCTGGAAGCCGGTCAAGGAGAGCCTGTGATTCTGCTCCATGGGGTCGGATTCTGGACGGGGGGCGACTATTGGCTGGCGAATATTGAAGAGCTCAGCCGTCATTTTCATGTTTACGCTCCCGACTTTGTCGGCTGGGGTATGGGCGATCGACTTCCGGTAGAGTATTCGTTTGCTTATCTGGCAGACTTTGTGCGGGAGTTTCAGGATGCTTTGGGGATTTCATCAGCGCACATCGTAGGTCACTCAATGGGCGGTTGGGTTGCATCGCTGCTTGGTTACGAAAGTCCGGATCGCGTCCGCACTCTGACTTTGGTTGGGGCCGGTGGGATGTCTACACGTACTTTATCGGCAATGACAGCGTTTACGCCGCCTACGCATGATGATATCCTGCAGCATGTGCTTCAGACAACAAACGGTGAAAACTTGGACATTACGGAAACGGCACAACGGTGGTACGAGCGCACTTTGCTGCCGGGCGCGTTGGAAGCCTACCAAAAAATATTGAACCATATGAATAACCCCTTAAACCGTGCGAGGTATAACCTTCAACGCAGGTTGCCCTTTTTGAAACCGCCCGCTTTAATTATCTGGGGGTCTGAGGATAAGGCGAATGACTTAAGCATGGGTGAATTAATGCATTCCCTAATTCCGCACTCTGAGATGACCGTGTTGCCCTGCGGACATTATTGTCCAAGTGAAATGCCTCGGGAGTTCAACGCGCGGGTGATTCAATTCATACAAAAACATTTGGAATCATAG
- a CDS encoding RidA family protein encodes MNRRKSIEIEGVNHGTTPIPQGAKIDRFVFSSAIAGIDPDTGEIPEDPAKQVELVFRHVRSFMENAGGTPDDIGKMTVYLQDEQYRDLVNQEWVKMFPDAESRPARHSTVTNLRRGALVQVEITAVLRES; translated from the coding sequence ATGAATCGTCGTAAAAGTATTGAGATCGAAGGGGTAAATCACGGAACTACTCCCATTCCCCAGGGAGCAAAAATAGATAGATTTGTTTTTTCTTCCGCGATTGCAGGGATCGACCCGGATACCGGCGAGATTCCGGAAGATCCGGCAAAACAAGTAGAGTTGGTTTTTCGGCACGTTCGCAGCTTTATGGAGAACGCTGGCGGCACTCCTGACGATATCGGAAAAATGACCGTGTATCTCCAGGACGAGCAGTATCGGGACTTGGTCAACCAAGAATGGGTAAAAATGTTTCCGGATGCTGAAAGCCGGCCTGCAAGACATTCCACAGTAACGAATCTGCGAAGGGGGGCACTTGTACAAGTTGAAATCACGGCTGTTTTGCGTGAATCGTAA